The sequence below is a genomic window from Dermacentor albipictus isolate Rhodes 1998 colony chromosome 2, USDA_Dalb.pri_finalv2, whole genome shotgun sequence.
TGTGAAAGAGGCAAGTACATGCCAATTTGACATTGTTTAATCCAATAGTGGTCATGGTGATCGTTGATAATACTGTGTACCGGTGTCTTGATAATCGGCGTTAATTTATCACACTATTTATATTACTAATCTGAAATGGTTCCTGCGCAGTCACTCATGGGCAATGTTGTGCTTTGATATTGCCCTGATAGCACAGCGTTCATGGCTGCAGTGTCTATCCGAGCCTACACTTGGTAACTGTTGAAAGCACCATTCGCCTGGCATTCCAACAAGTTCGCCTTCTCAGCTATGCCATGTATTGAAATCTGCAGCAGAATTGTGCAGATGTGTTGGCTTCATATTGATGCGTCATCAGCAAAGCAGATACACCAATTGTGAGCCTCGTTGTTGAGCGCCTGCCTCCACTACGGGAAGTAGTGGATTCGTGGGCTCTTCTTGTCGCTAATACCTTACAGGTTTCTCGTAAATACATGTTAACATGCTCATTCAAAGTGACACTCAAGTTGCGTTTGACAGAAGATTCATACTTTGCGCATCGAAATGGCGCAATATACATCAGCTCACACTTACAATGAGGAGGCATTTTTGTGTGAAAATGCGCATGTTTTGAATTATCTCGCAATGATCACATCGCTCTTAATACCAAAGCGCATACTACTAATAGTTTCTGAGTTTAAATAACGCACTATACCATTATCGGCATCCAGGACGCTCATTTCGATATTCAAGTGTATTTTTTGGAAACTGAAAATTACATATCCTAATTCTATGAAATTTCAATCGGCTCAGTGAAACAGGCACTCCTCATCAGACACCTTGCGATAGTTTGAATGCATCGTCTCGGATGTCCTTCCAGAGATCCATAAAGGATGACACCGTCTCTACCTCACTGATCCGAGCTTCCATGCGCCGGAGCAGCTCTGGCGTGAACTGTTCTTTCCACCCTCCAACTTTGGCTGTTCGCACTAGACCGTATTTCCTTTGATCTCCTTCGTAGCCCTGCTTGCAGGTTATGAAGCTTCGGTCTAATACCTTCTTCCCGTGAGGGCTACGGCTTTTGCGGAAGTCGATGACCACGACACTTCGCATGTGCTCGGGCTTGGAGCTCTCCAGCATTTTGTCAAGCACTGTTTCATCCTGTAATAAAGCTCGTTCATAGCTTTCTCCCAAAAAGTGCGCTACCTTGATAATCACGTGACGAGTGTCCTTCTTCATGTCTTCGTAAGTCACAAAGAGCACGTTCGGTTGTTGCCTTAGGTTGTAAGCAGATGCCACGTGTTCGAAGTAGTCACCGTACCCAAAGTTGCCGCTGACGAACACGTTAACAAATTCTTCGAACGTGGCATCCTGGTACTCGTATGAGCTGAGGTTGGTAACCATGTGGTACATTGAAACGCACACGTCCCACGGATTGCGGGCAACGTAAATGTACTTTCCTTCTTCGCTGATGGTGTCCTCACTCAAGGGCAAGTGCGTCGCAAATGTTCTCATGGGCAGAGATGACTTCCAACCCTTTATATCCATGTACTCAATTAAGCGATATTCCTTAGCGAACTCTTGATACGTAGTCATTACCTCTCCTCCTTTCAGAATAAGCAAGATAATGTACATCATCCAATGTGTACCGCTCTTAGGAAATGTTGACTGCACCACATCTCCCTTCTGCGCTCGGAACTTGAGGTTTTCTCGTAGCGTCTCTGGAGCTATCAATAGGCACCTAGGTACCCCATCTATTACTTGGTGCATTGGCTTTCGAAGGTCCATTCCTTGTAGTTTCCTGCGAAAAATGAATGTACAGTAAGAATCAAGGCAGGGGATATACATTTTGTACGCAACATTTAGGCTTGGTTGGGATGTCGATTTCTCGCAAGCCAGAAAGAAGTAAGGTGTTAAGGATAAGTTTAAATTTTTCCAACATGTCCACTGACCAGAACACACCTAAAGAGAGAAACTGTTCATGCTTGCCGCAGGTGTGAAGTTTCACGTTTTACACTACCGTCATGATTGACTCCTTCAAAAAACTCTTCTAATCTATTACATTTAGGGGATGTGCTCAGTGCGAGATCAGCACTCAAAACGCAAAATCTTCGCGGAAGTGTTGCAGTATAGTTTTCATGCAATGTCAATGCTACAGGGCTCAAAACAATTTGTGCACACGCTTTCCGTGAGGCAGCCTATACTAGTTTAATTGCACCATTCTTTCTCAATTATGGTTCGTTCCTACGCGTTCTACATGAGGAACGAAGAGGTACTTTTTGAAACGGGAGGCGTTCCGATTTACACAAACTCAATGATCATCTGTGCACTATTCGGCTACTTCGCTCTTCAAATCATGCAAatgattttctttttgtgtcgTTTCGCATCAACACCTGACAGTGAGCGAGATGATGGCACCGTATTCTGTCTTCTATATGCGAAATGAGGCAACATACAACTAACTCTAAGCCCTGAAAGTTGTGGCATTCTCTGGCATAGCTATGGACTCATATGCCAGAATTCGCCTTAATTTTTAATGGCCGCGATACATTTGTTTGAAGCTTTCATAGGTTAGTTCTGTTTTAACTACTGTGTATGAAAATTATAGATTAACTATTCTATAGGACGGATCCTTCTAGGCGCTAAACTTCTATACCAACAACCTTACTTTTTTAAactgtccttacaggcctcgtatgaggcattgagtaaggcgGGCGTTATAGAAGGATAGAACTAGTATATAGGACATATAACAAAACATATTAGACTTACATGATTATTAGACAGCGGAAAAATGAATACTCTTCTTGTACAAGCATCAAAGCATTGTACAAATATAAAATGGTCAGTAATGTCCATATTAGAAGAAAGACATACGATGCAGTTCTTTCGATAAACAATGTAATAAAATG
It includes:
- the LOC135903247 gene encoding 3-alpha-hydroxysteroid sulfotransferase-like yields the protein MRVFFVALHVNYTGRKLQGMDLRKPMHQVIDGVPRCLLIAPETLRENLKFRAQKGDVVQSTFPKSGTHWMMYIILLILKGGEVMTTYQEFAKEYRLIEYMDIKGWKSSLPMRTFATHLPLSEDTISEEGKYIYVARNPWDVCVSMYHMVTNLSSYEYQDATFEEFVNVFVSGNFGYGDYFEHVASAYNLRQQPNVLFVTYEDMKKDTRHVIIKVAHFLGESYERALLQDETVLDKMLESSKPEHMRSVVVIDFRKSRSPHGKKVLDRSFITCKQGYEGDQRKYGLVRTAKVGGWKEQFTPELLRRMEARISEVETVSSFMDLWKDIRDDAFKLSQGV